One window of Puntigrus tetrazona isolate hp1 chromosome 14, ASM1883169v1, whole genome shotgun sequence genomic DNA carries:
- the tstd1 gene encoding thiosulfate:glutathione sulfurtransferase, with translation MASSDKEISYADFKALLAKGSGLVVDVRNKDEVDRGRIPGSIHIPVGNVESDMSLDASEFQSKFGVDKPSLDSSELVFHCQMGRRGDVATEKARSLGFKNARNYAGGYKEWSEKGGK, from the exons ATAAGGAGATATCCTATGCTGATTTCAAAGCTCTCTTGGCGAAGGGTTCAGGGCTTGTTGTGGATGTCCGCAATAAAGATGAGGTAGATAGAGGGCGTATTCCTGGCTCCATCCATATCCCAG TGGGAAATGTAGAAAGTGACATGTCCCTGGACGCATCTGAATTCCAGTCTAAGTTTGGCGTAGATAAGCCATCTCTGGACAGCTCTGAACTGGTTTTCCACTGTCAGATGGGAAGACGCGGAGATGTTGCCACAGAGAAAGCCAGAAGCCTGGGCTTCAAGAA tgccCGTAATTACGCTGGAGGCTACAAGGAATGGTCAGAAAAAGGCGGCAAGTGA